ACGCTCCGGTTCGTTCCAATAGCCGCGGAACATCGAGGGCCAGCCTGGACGCAGGGCCAGTTCTCCCTGTTCGCCGGGGGTCTCGATCAATTCGATGGTGCCGGCCTCCGTCTTATGCACGATAGCAGCTTCAATACCGGGAAGCGGACGGCCCATTGAACCGGGTTGAATGTCCATGGAGGCATAATTGGCGATCATGATTCCACCGGTCTCGGTCTGCCACCAATTGTCGTGGAACGGCTGGCCGAAAGCCTCTTGTCCCCACACGACCGCTTCAGGGTTGAGGGGCTCACCCACGCTTGCCAGAAAACGAAGATGACGGAGGTTGTATTTTCTGACGAGCCCCGCGCCGCCTTTCATCATCATGCGAATGGCGGTGGGGGCTGTGTACCACACAGTGACACGTTCCTCTTGCAGGATGCGACACCAGCGTTCGGCATCGAAGTCCCCCTCGTCCACGATGCTGGTAATTCCGTTCGTCAGGGGCGCAATGATCCCATAGGACGTCCCGGTGACCCAACCGGGATCTGCTGTACACCAAAACACGTCATCTTTGTGAAAATCCAGCGCGTACTTGCCGGTCATGTGGTGAGCCACCACTGCCTGATGGACATGAATAGCCCCTTTGGGTGTGCCGGTCGTGCCACTCGTAAAGTGGAGCAGTGCGATGTCCTCCGGATCCGTGGGTCCGATAACGAAGGACGGACTGGCCTGCTGCATGAGCGCCCACAAATCCTCTGTGCCAGCGATGGCGGTGCGCTGCCGGTCCTCTCCGATAAGCAGGATGTGCTGAAGGTTTGGGAGCGCCGCGCGAATAGCGGCCACTTTTCGTTGATACAGCGAGGCGGTGGTGACGAGGACGTTCGCCTGGCCGATATTGAGTCGTGCTCGGATCGGCTCAGGGCCGAAGGCAGAAAACAGAGGGCAGAACACACTACGGTTCTTGAATGCCCCGAGCGCAGCGATGTAGAGCTCCGGAATGCGTCCCGCCAGAACAAATACGCGATCGCCTCTGGCTACGCCCAACTGCTGAAGCAGGTTGGCAAACCGGTTCGTCAGGTCCTGTAGCTGGCCGTAGGAGTAATCCTCGATCGTTCCATTTTTTCCCAGCCATCTGATCGCCAAATGTGACGCGCGTGCTCCGTTGGCATGACGATCGATGGCCTCATGCGCGATGTTGAGGCCTTGATTGTCACGGAGCCCTTCCAGGTCCTGTCTGGCCTGCTTCCATGTGAATCGCGCATGGATACTCCCGTAGTCGTGGAGATTGGGAACGGTCTCCCAGTCCCGGCTGGATTTAACGATCGTCGACCAAGGCATAGATGACTCTCCCTGCGCGGGAGAGTGCAAGGCATAGGCCATTGAGACTAAAGCAGAAAACATGAAATCTGCTTGCAAATCCGTAGGTCGGAGCAATGAGCGGGAGCTATACGTTTAGCTCGACTGTGGCAGAAGTCGCCAGGGTGTCTCTGATGCCAGTGGAGAATCGCGCCAATTAACTGACAGTGCCGGGAGGAGACACATCCCTGATGTACGACAACACATCCAAGATTTGCTGATCCGTCAGCTTGCCGCGGAAACTATGCATCGGGCTGAACAGTACGCCGTTCGAAATCGCCACGAGCAATTCCCAATCGCTCTTGGATCGAACGATGGAGGATCGAAGATTGGCAGGCTGTACGATCAAATCCTTGCTATCCGGCCCATTCCCATCCAAGGTGTTCCCATGACAGCGGAGGCAGTTCTTTTGATACACCGCGTGCCCTTCCTTGGGATTCCCGCGGACGGTCTGTCCGGCAGCCCAGGAACCTGCCAACAGGATCAAGCACACCGCACTGATCATGCTCAGGACTTTCATGTTGTCGACTCTCCTTGGTTTGGTGGCGTCGCCTCCCGTGAATTGATCTCAACGGACAACGAGGACCGAAGTTGTGGCCCGATGCACAATCCCGTGTGACACGCTGCCCAGCAAGAATCCCTCGATCCCCATCCGACCATGGGAGCCGACCACAATGAGGTCGCGGCTCTGTCCCATTTCGCACACAGTCGTGGCGGGATCAC
This portion of the Nitrospirota bacterium genome encodes:
- the acsA gene encoding acetate--CoA ligase; protein product: MPWSTIVKSSRDWETVPNLHDYGSIHARFTWKQARQDLEGLRDNQGLNIAHEAIDRHANGARASHLAIRWLGKNGTIEDYSYGQLQDLTNRFANLLQQLGVARGDRVFVLAGRIPELYIAALGAFKNRSVFCPLFSAFGPEPIRARLNIGQANVLVTTASLYQRKVAAIRAALPNLQHILLIGEDRQRTAIAGTEDLWALMQQASPSFVIGPTDPEDIALLHFTSGTTGTPKGAIHVHQAVVAHHMTGKYALDFHKDDVFWCTADPGWVTGTSYGIIAPLTNGITSIVDEGDFDAERWCRILQEERVTVWYTAPTAIRMMMKGGAGLVRKYNLRHLRFLASVGEPLNPEAVVWGQEAFGQPFHDNWWQTETGGIMIANYASMDIQPGSMGRPLPGIEAAIVHKTEAGTIELIETPGEQGELALRPGWPSMFRGYWNEPERYQKCFAGGWYLTGDLAKKDEQGYFWFVGRADDVIKTSGHLIGPFEVESVLIEHKAVAEAGVIGKPDPVAMEVVKAFVSLKDGYEPSEELRRELLGFARARLGAAVAPKEIAFLPTLPKTRSGKIMRRLLKARELGLPEGDTSTLEG
- a CDS encoding cytochrome c codes for the protein MKVLSMISAVCLILLAGSWAAGQTVRGNPKEGHAVYQKNCLRCHGNTLDGNGPDSKDLIVQPANLRSSIVRSKSDWELLVAISNGVLFSPMHSFRGKLTDQQILDVLSYIRDVSPPGTVS